A single window of Candidatus Abyssobacteria bacterium SURF_5 DNA harbors:
- a CDS encoding HDIG domain-containing protein: MIPQMANHVQRPKKKPPRSGLDDLRPKVSSSGFFTPRTLCFSLLFLVILYLISPGLRLPWIKFKEGDFPDKSILAEVKFDVIDLEATKLARDRAASLTPPVYILDQEAIQSSLAEAKEQFAKLEQDVLNPVFTREERIALISKYLPTTTSSETISFLADLDKEKFDKLRSATLESLGEVLAKGILSDVPGSAKEITIFDKVSRNRVSVKVDQAITLKKVPVVLEQIAAKRSPGSNRAQRVLRELISPFIRSTLSFEDKVTQLVQEENRKITPPVLKTFSKNQEIVQAGHRVSDQDLVELEAHELALSKANRLQIYIGNAILLLLVFGCFLFYLHRYRPEIARNNKALALIGFMAFITLLTGRVLLLLNLPNVWLFLVPVAAGGILLSTLVDDRLALIYAFFISILYAVQGGNRFDLFLVAALGSLAGVYYMRTIRKRSDIFWPGIVVSGVNAAAIISLNFIGIVGNEFISAITAGVLNGLITAIGVVPGSLIPLEAVFGIATNIRLLELSDLNHPLLKRLAMQAPGTYHHSLMVGNMAESAAEQINANSLLARVGSYYHDVGKMSKPLYFSENQQGGKNRHDDLTPTMSALILIAHVKEGVELAREHRLNLPIIELIKQHHGTSLMPYFYQKAMEQDPARSVDEENFRYPGPKPQTREAAICMLADSVEAAARTLVNPTHGRIKGLVEKIINNKFVDSQLDECDLTLKDLHKIADSFVRVLAGYLHSRVEYPEEQTIPEIKGKFESIDTKVAAKANHKNRAGSRSD; encoded by the coding sequence GTGATTCCGCAGATGGCTAATCACGTGCAGCGGCCCAAAAAAAAGCCGCCTCGATCGGGGCTCGACGACCTGCGGCCGAAAGTTTCTTCAAGCGGATTCTTTACGCCCAGGACCCTTTGCTTTTCCCTGCTCTTCCTGGTGATCCTCTACCTGATCTCACCGGGCCTGCGGCTTCCCTGGATAAAGTTCAAAGAAGGCGATTTCCCCGACAAATCCATCCTTGCCGAAGTCAAATTCGATGTGATCGATCTTGAGGCAACGAAACTTGCCCGTGATCGAGCCGCAAGCCTCACACCACCCGTTTACATCCTCGATCAGGAGGCGATACAGTCATCTCTCGCCGAAGCAAAAGAACAGTTTGCAAAACTCGAGCAGGACGTGCTGAATCCCGTCTTCACCCGGGAAGAACGCATCGCCCTGATCTCAAAATACCTCCCCACAACCACCTCGAGCGAAACGATCTCCTTTCTTGCAGACCTGGACAAGGAAAAGTTCGATAAGCTCCGCTCCGCCACGCTCGAGTCGCTCGGCGAGGTATTGGCAAAAGGAATTCTCAGCGACGTGCCCGGCAGCGCAAAGGAAATAACTATTTTCGACAAGGTCAGCCGCAACCGCGTCAGCGTAAAGGTCGATCAGGCCATAACTCTCAAAAAAGTGCCCGTCGTTCTTGAGCAGATCGCGGCAAAAAGATCGCCTGGTTCGAATCGCGCCCAGCGGGTGCTGAGAGAATTGATCAGTCCGTTCATCAGGAGCACATTAAGCTTTGAGGATAAGGTCACGCAACTCGTCCAGGAAGAAAACCGGAAAATCACACCGCCGGTTTTGAAGACGTTTAGCAAAAACCAGGAAATCGTTCAGGCCGGGCACCGGGTGTCCGACCAGGATCTCGTGGAGCTCGAGGCGCATGAACTGGCGCTCAGCAAAGCTAATCGCCTCCAGATATACATCGGAAACGCAATCCTTCTGCTTCTCGTTTTCGGATGCTTCCTGTTTTATCTCCACCGCTACCGTCCGGAGATCGCCCGAAACAACAAGGCGCTCGCCCTCATCGGTTTCATGGCGTTCATTACGCTCTTGACCGGGCGCGTACTCCTTCTGCTGAACTTGCCCAACGTCTGGCTGTTCCTGGTCCCTGTAGCCGCCGGGGGAATCCTGCTTTCCACCCTCGTCGACGACCGTCTAGCGCTCATTTACGCCTTCTTCATCAGCATTCTCTACGCCGTGCAGGGCGGAAACAGGTTTGACCTGTTCCTCGTGGCCGCTCTGGGAAGTCTCGCGGGCGTCTACTATATGCGCACCATCAGAAAACGAAGCGACATCTTCTGGCCCGGCATCGTCGTCTCTGGCGTAAACGCCGCGGCCATCATCTCCTTGAACTTCATCGGCATCGTCGGCAACGAGTTTATCTCCGCGATCACCGCGGGCGTGTTGAACGGCCTGATAACCGCCATCGGGGTCGTGCCCGGCTCGCTGATCCCGCTGGAGGCTGTTTTCGGGATCGCAACCAACATCCGCCTCCTCGAGCTCTCCGATCTCAACCACCCGCTTCTCAAGCGCTTGGCGATGCAGGCGCCCGGCACGTACCATCACAGCCTTATGGTCGGAAACATGGCCGAGTCGGCCGCCGAACAGATCAACGCAAACAGCCTCCTCGCGCGCGTGGGCTCGTACTACCATGATGTGGGCAAAATGAGCAAGCCGCTGTACTTCAGCGAAAATCAGCAGGGAGGGAAAAATCGGCATGACGATCTGACGCCTACCATGAGCGCTTTGATCCTGATCGCGCACGTGAAAGAGGGCGTCGAGCTTGCGCGCGAACACCGATTGAATCTGCCGATCATCGAGTTGATCAAACAGCATCACGGCACCAGCCTGATGCCATATTTCTACCAGAAAGCGATGGAGCAGGACCCGGCGCGCTCCGTCGATGAAGAGAATTTCCGGTACCCGGGACCGAAGCCGCAGACGCGCGAAGCCGCAATCTGCATGCTGGCCGACAGCGTCGAGGCGGCCGCGCGCACTCTCGTAAACCCGACACACGGCCGCATCAAGGGACTTGTCGAGAAGATCATTAACAACAAATTCGTGGACTCGCAGCTCGATGAATGCGATCTCACGCTGAAAGACCTCCACAAAATCGCCGACAGCTTCGTCCGGGTCCTCGCCGGCTACCTGCACTCGCGCGTCGAGTATCCGGAAGAGCAGACCATCCCGGAGATTAAGGGAAAATTTGAAAGTATCGATACGAAAGTCGCCGCAAAGGCTAACCATAAAAACCGCGCAGGTTCGCGAAGCGATTGA
- the ybeY gene encoding rRNA maturation RNase YbeY, with product MRKSRPSRRLRENLKVSIRKSPQRLTIKTAQVREAIERTLTGEKRDSAEVSVLIVTDARIRELNRTYRGIDSSTDVLAFPMAEGKFAALNPDLIGDIVISAERARVQAQQAGHDLIDELRLLAAHGTLHLLGYEDETSRGRARMRRLAQKYAMSAEGRR from the coding sequence ATCCGGAAGAGCAGACCATCCCGGAGATTAAGGGAAAATTTGAAAGTATCGATACGAAAGTCGCCGCAAAGGCTAACCATAAAAACCGCGCAGGTTCGCGAAGCGATTGAACGAACACTGACGGGCGAAAAACGGGATAGCGCGGAAGTGAGCGTCCTGATTGTTACCGACGCCCGCATCCGCGAGTTGAACAGGACCTACCGCGGAATCGATTCGTCCACCGATGTTCTCGCTTTTCCGATGGCGGAAGGCAAGTTCGCTGCGCTCAATCCCGACCTCATCGGCGATATCGTCATCTCGGCTGAGCGCGCACGCGTGCAGGCCCAGCAGGCGGGACACGATCTCATCGACGAGCTCCGGCTGCTTGCCGCGCACGGAACACTGCATCTGCTGGGCTATGAGGACGAAACTTCCCGCGGGCGCGCCCGCATGCGCAGGCTTGCACAAAAGTACGCCATGAGCGCCGAAGGCCGGAGGTGA
- a CDS encoding HlyC/CorC family transporter, translating into MDNNLLDHSILLAILLCLSFFFSGSETALFSLPRLVVERLKQSSSSGKHVANLLEEPNRLLVTILFGNLTVNILISAIIGAWVLRLFESLDYSVYLGSFAAIAITTATILFFGEVAPKTLAINNAERFAAKVAFPLSLASKILYFPLRFLLTLTDSALRLFGIQQRQRDEMMTEEELKTLVAMGVEEGVLKSTERLMIHRIFEFGDTLVRDVFVPRTEMIRVKFDITVEELSRIMRETGHSRFPVYGKTVDDIRGIVYAKDLFPYFWRGQLNIPISLFIRSAYYVPETKKVRDLLREFQSGHIHMAIVVDEHGGTSGIVTLEDLIEEVVGEIFDEYDIRKKQFEHLPNGILRVDARLRLDELSDLLETDIHAAEVDTVGGLIYELLERVPTPGEFVEHEGYRFAVEDMKNRRIRTVLVSPLPGDGNVNRKILS; encoded by the coding sequence TTGGATAACAACCTGCTTGACCATTCCATTCTCCTCGCAATCCTGCTCTGCCTGTCGTTCTTTTTTTCAGGTTCCGAAACAGCTCTCTTTTCTCTTCCTCGACTCGTTGTTGAAAGATTGAAGCAATCCTCCTCCAGCGGAAAACACGTGGCCAACCTGCTGGAGGAACCGAACCGGCTTCTCGTTACCATCCTTTTCGGGAACCTTACTGTAAACATCCTGATATCCGCAATCATAGGAGCATGGGTTCTCAGATTGTTTGAATCCCTCGATTATTCCGTCTACCTGGGGAGTTTTGCAGCCATCGCCATCACCACCGCGACTATCCTCTTCTTTGGAGAAGTGGCTCCGAAAACTCTCGCAATTAATAATGCAGAACGGTTCGCCGCGAAGGTGGCTTTTCCGCTGAGCCTTGCCTCGAAAATCCTGTATTTCCCTTTGCGTTTTCTGCTGACGCTTACCGATTCCGCCCTCCGGCTCTTCGGAATTCAGCAACGGCAGCGGGACGAGATGATGACGGAAGAAGAGCTGAAGACCCTCGTTGCGATGGGAGTTGAAGAGGGCGTTCTGAAATCGACCGAGCGCCTCATGATCCATCGCATCTTCGAGTTCGGCGATACGCTCGTGCGCGATGTCTTTGTGCCGCGCACCGAGATGATTCGGGTGAAATTCGATATCACGGTCGAAGAGCTCTCGCGCATTATGCGAGAGACCGGCCACTCTCGCTTCCCCGTCTATGGCAAAACCGTCGACGACATCAGGGGAATCGTGTACGCCAAGGATCTGTTCCCCTATTTCTGGCGCGGGCAGTTGAACATTCCGATATCCTTGTTCATCAGGTCGGCCTATTACGTTCCGGAAACAAAAAAAGTGCGTGATCTGCTGAGAGAATTTCAGAGCGGACATATTCATATGGCCATTGTGGTCGACGAGCATGGAGGCACCTCGGGCATCGTGACGCTCGAAGACCTGATCGAGGAGGTCGTCGGCGAGATTTTCGACGAGTACGACATCCGCAAAAAGCAGTTCGAACACCTGCCGAACGGCATTCTGCGAGTCGACGCGCGGTTGCGGTTGGACGAACTCTCGGACCTGCTGGAAACCGATATTCACGCCGCCGAGGTGGATACCGTAGGCGGCCTGATCTATGAACTGCTTGAACGAGTGCCGACGCCCGGCGAATTCGTCGAGCATGAGGGCTACCGGTTTGCGGTTGAAGATATGAAGAACCGCCGCATCAGGACCGTTCTCGTGTCTCCGCTCCCCGGCGATGGCAACGTCAACAGGAAAATCCTTTCATGA
- a CDS encoding HlyC/CorC family transporter, whose protein sequence is MMNLADITLLCILLATLLGSAFFSGIETGVISLSRVQLRQSEEKGDRRARVIAGLLRAPERLLTTVLVGNNLVNVTATVVFLLWAERMWGIERAELLAPLLLTPLILIFGEILPKAVFRHKADTLAVLFADPLRVAFILFAPGVHLLMQISGRLTRFLGGPEKPCPFIGREDIRLLFIEDDQTGVIEKEEREMLKGVIDFGTTTVREIMVPRIDIVAVRDDAPWEEACETFEKSGHSRLPVYHDKIDDIVGIIYVFDIMRAGALPQGKSIREFMRTVEFVPESKKVHDLLHEFRRKQIFMAIVVDEYGGTGGLVTLEDLIEEIFGEIHDEYDVQRQPVTDLGEGLYVLDARTHREEAEELLATKLTEGEYETLGGFVLEQIGRIPKKGETFRYNEFIVTVLDVTERAVRRVQFRVDPESEATWRENGNSRRSSFGKKRNN, encoded by the coding sequence ATGATGAATTTGGCTGACATCACCCTTCTGTGCATTCTGCTCGCGACTCTGCTCGGGTCGGCATTCTTCTCCGGCATCGAGACGGGCGTAATCTCGCTGAGCAGAGTCCAACTCAGGCAGAGTGAGGAGAAAGGAGACAGACGCGCCCGCGTCATAGCCGGCTTGCTCCGCGCTCCGGAGCGCTTGCTCACGACGGTCCTGGTGGGCAATAATTTGGTAAATGTAACAGCCACCGTCGTTTTCCTGTTGTGGGCCGAACGAATGTGGGGTATCGAGCGCGCGGAATTACTGGCTCCGCTGCTGCTAACGCCGCTCATCCTGATCTTTGGAGAGATACTGCCGAAGGCGGTCTTCCGCCACAAGGCCGATACGCTCGCCGTTCTCTTTGCCGACCCGTTGAGGGTGGCCTTCATATTGTTCGCCCCGGGAGTTCACCTCCTCATGCAGATAAGCGGCCGGCTCACCCGCTTTTTGGGCGGACCCGAAAAACCTTGCCCCTTCATCGGGCGGGAAGACATTCGCCTGCTGTTCATCGAGGATGACCAAACGGGCGTCATTGAAAAAGAAGAGCGTGAAATGCTGAAAGGCGTTATCGATTTCGGCACCACTACGGTCCGGGAAATTATGGTCCCTCGCATTGACATCGTGGCCGTTCGAGACGATGCCCCCTGGGAAGAAGCATGCGAAACCTTCGAAAAATCAGGACATTCCCGCCTCCCCGTCTATCACGACAAAATAGACGATATTGTCGGAATCATCTATGTCTTCGACATCATGCGCGCCGGCGCCCTCCCCCAGGGGAAATCGATTCGCGAATTCATGAGAACCGTCGAATTCGTCCCCGAATCCAAAAAAGTGCACGATTTGCTCCACGAGTTCCGCCGCAAACAGATCTTTATGGCCATCGTGGTAGACGAATATGGCGGCACCGGCGGATTGGTCACCCTCGAAGACCTGATCGAGGAGATCTTCGGCGAAATCCATGATGAGTATGACGTGCAAAGACAGCCGGTCACCGACCTGGGCGAAGGGCTCTATGTCCTCGACGCGCGGACCCACAGGGAGGAGGCCGAAGAACTGCTCGCAACGAAGCTGACGGAAGGCGAATACGAGACCCTCGGCGGCTTTGTTCTGGAACAAATCGGCAGGATCCCCAAAAAAGGCGAAACCTTCAGGTATAATGAATTCATCGTCACCGTTCTCGATGTCACCGAGCGGGCTGTGCGGCGCGTGCAATTCCGGGTCGACCCCGAAAGCGAAGCGACATGGCGTGAAAACGGCAATTCAAGGAGAAGTTCCTTTGGAAAAAAAAGAAACAATTAA
- a CDS encoding DUF502 domain-containing protein, which produces MNSSSPFSMSPSGLCGACNSGSTPKAKRHGVKTAIQGEVPLEKKETIKLKSSGSYFSSMRRYLITGIVVILPSVVTIWVLWSLFSFIDGLAKKVPGHPFDSIPGVGVIFFFAFILFVGMFASNVIGRRMIGFGESIMARIPFASKIYKAVKQISSAVLGGKGTIFNTVVLVEYPRKGIYSLGFVTSEAEGEVQYITEQRVVCVFIPTTPNPTSGLLIFVPKEELIYLKMNTEDGLKLVISGGVVSPTYSAGPSPAPVKPLETPDQVG; this is translated from the coding sequence ATGAATTCATCGTCACCGTTCTCGATGTCACCGAGCGGGCTGTGCGGCGCGTGCAATTCCGGGTCGACCCCGAAAGCGAAGCGACATGGCGTGAAAACGGCAATTCAAGGAGAAGTTCCTTTGGAAAAAAAAGAAACAATTAAATTGAAAAGCTCAGGCTCATACTTTTCGTCAATGCGCCGGTACCTCATTACGGGCATCGTGGTTATCTTGCCTTCCGTCGTTACCATCTGGGTGCTGTGGAGCCTGTTCTCCTTCATCGATGGACTCGCGAAAAAAGTGCCCGGCCATCCATTCGATAGCATCCCCGGCGTCGGAGTCATATTCTTTTTCGCGTTTATCCTGTTCGTCGGCATGTTTGCGAGCAACGTCATCGGGAGGCGCATGATCGGCTTTGGCGAGAGCATCATGGCCAGAATCCCGTTTGCCAGTAAAATCTATAAGGCGGTTAAGCAGATCAGTTCGGCGGTTCTAGGCGGAAAGGGAACCATTTTCAACACCGTTGTGCTTGTGGAATATCCGCGCAAAGGCATCTACAGCCTCGGGTTCGTTACATCCGAGGCCGAAGGAGAAGTGCAATACATAACCGAACAGCGAGTCGTTTGCGTCTTTATCCCAACAACGCCCAACCCGACCTCAGGCCTCCTGATATTCGTGCCAAAGGAAGAATTGATCTATCTGAAAATGAACACCGAGGACGGCCTGAAGTTGGTTATTTCCGGAGGCGTGGTCAGCCCGACTTATTCCGCCGGCCCATCCCCTGCACCTGTGAAACCATTGGAAACCCCTGATCAAGTAGGGTAA
- a CDS encoding 50S ribosomal protein L10: MARPEKEKLVDELKQRLTDSEVSILTEYTGLNVQAMTDLRNQLRKAAVDYRVFKNTLARIAAQQTGLEEVLQFIQGATGYAFSNDPVATAKVLADFSKANPNMKIKCAVLKGKVVAGERVQAIASLPPREVLLAQVLGQMKAPMTGLVNVLSGPIRNLIYAIEDLRKKKEAA; the protein is encoded by the coding sequence ATGGCACGGCCTGAAAAAGAAAAACTGGTTGATGAATTAAAGCAGCGCCTGACGGACAGCGAAGTCTCGATCCTGACCGAATACACCGGCCTCAACGTTCAGGCGATGACCGACCTGCGCAATCAGCTGCGAAAAGCGGCGGTCGACTACCGCGTATTCAAAAACACGCTGGCACGGATCGCAGCCCAACAAACCGGATTGGAAGAAGTACTCCAGTTTATCCAGGGAGCGACGGGGTATGCATTTTCCAATGATCCGGTCGCTACGGCCAAGGTGTTGGCCGATTTCAGCAAGGCCAACCCGAATATGAAGATAAAATGCGCCGTCCTCAAGGGAAAAGTGGTTGCGGGCGAACGCGTTCAGGCAATCGCAAGCCTGCCCCCGAGAGAAGTGCTGCTGGCGCAGGTGCTGGGACAGATGAAAGCTCCTATGACGGGGCTGGTCAACGTATTGAGCGGTCCGATCAGGAATCTCATTTACGCGATCGAGGACCTGAGAAAGAAAAAGGAAGCCGCATAG
- a CDS encoding 50S ribosomal protein L7/L12 — protein MEMDQILSAIEEMTVLELSDLVKKLEDKFGVSAAAPIAMAAAPAAAPAAAAEVEEKTEFNVLLKEVGPEKIKVIKEVRALTGLGLKEAKAVVDEAPKMIKEAVSKEEAEKIKAKLAEVGATVDIQ, from the coding sequence TTGGAAATGGACCAAATTTTGAGCGCAATCGAGGAAATGACCGTTCTCGAGCTTTCCGACCTGGTCAAAAAACTCGAAGATAAATTCGGCGTCAGCGCGGCCGCGCCCATCGCGATGGCGGCTGCACCTGCTGCAGCGCCCGCGGCTGCCGCGGAAGTCGAAGAGAAGACCGAATTCAATGTCCTGCTGAAGGAGGTCGGACCGGAAAAAATCAAGGTCATCAAGGAAGTCCGCGCACTCACCGGGCTTGGCTTGAAAGAGGCCAAAGCGGTTGTGGATGAGGCTCCAAAAATGATCAAGGAAGCCGTTTCAAAGGAAGAAGCCGAGAAGATCAAGGCGAAGCTCGCTGAAGTCGGCGCAACAGTCGATATCCAGTAA
- a CDS encoding cysteine--tRNA ligase: MYVYNTLTRKREPLEPIEKGRIGMYTCGPTVYNFIHIGNARVFVFFDVVRRYLQYRGYIVRYVQNLTDVEDKIIKRANEEGVSAAEIAEKYTRSYFEDADALGIQRADYHPRATDFIPEMISLIEKLLKEGYAYQVNGDVYFEIKKFKDYGRLSQQNLDELMEGVRIEVDSRLRHPLDFALWKSAKPGEPSWDSPWGKGRPGWHIECSAMSSKYLGNEFDIHCGGHDLIFPHHENEIAQSRAATGKNFARVWLHNGYLNISGQKMSKSLGNITLVRDLLQNAAPEAIRHFLLSAHYRRPLDFEEGSLSESESSLQRVYLALAKAERQARLLEKRKESLRAEIPVDDLHNQLTTEFEEAMDDDFNTPRAIAAFFNMVKGLNKILDGPDAWKCSAEDLRKLVNRTKELGAVLGLFQKSFAGADSALAEKLLDLLISLRAEARERKDYQLADSIRARLDSIGIVIEDTPDGTFWRAKEVG; the protein is encoded by the coding sequence ATTTATGTCTACAATACCCTTACCCGAAAAAGAGAGCCGCTGGAGCCGATCGAGAAGGGCAGGATCGGCATGTACACCTGCGGCCCTACCGTCTATAACTTCATCCATATCGGCAACGCCCGCGTGTTCGTTTTCTTCGATGTCGTCCGCCGCTATCTTCAATATCGGGGCTATATCGTCAGATACGTACAAAATCTTACCGATGTTGAAGACAAGATAATCAAACGGGCCAACGAAGAAGGAGTCTCCGCGGCAGAAATCGCTGAGAAATATACCCGCTCTTACTTCGAAGATGCCGATGCGCTCGGCATCCAGCGGGCTGACTACCATCCCCGCGCAACCGATTTCATCCCCGAAATGATATCCCTCATCGAGAAGCTCCTCAAGGAGGGATACGCCTACCAGGTGAACGGCGACGTCTATTTCGAAATCAAGAAGTTCAAGGATTACGGCCGCCTCTCGCAACAGAATCTCGATGAATTGATGGAAGGCGTGCGTATCGAGGTCGATTCCCGTCTGCGCCACCCGCTCGATTTTGCCCTCTGGAAATCCGCCAAACCCGGCGAGCCCAGTTGGGATAGCCCCTGGGGCAAGGGCAGGCCGGGCTGGCACATCGAGTGCTCGGCCATGTCCAGCAAATACCTCGGCAACGAATTCGATATCCATTGCGGCGGGCACGACCTGATCTTTCCCCACCATGAAAACGAAATCGCCCAAAGCCGCGCCGCAACCGGGAAGAATTTTGCCCGCGTCTGGCTGCACAACGGCTACCTCAATATCAGCGGACAGAAGATGTCAAAATCTCTCGGGAACATCACGCTCGTCCGCGACCTGCTTCAGAATGCCGCTCCCGAGGCCATTCGCCATTTCCTGCTGTCGGCTCACTATCGACGCCCTCTTGATTTTGAGGAAGGCTCGCTCTCTGAATCGGAATCCTCTCTGCAGAGAGTCTACCTTGCGCTCGCCAAGGCCGAACGGCAGGCCCGATTGCTCGAAAAACGGAAAGAAAGCCTTCGGGCCGAAATCCCCGTCGATGACCTGCATAACCAATTGACGACGGAATTCGAGGAGGCAATGGACGACGACTTCAATACTCCCCGCGCTATAGCCGCTTTCTTTAATATGGTGAAAGGCCTGAACAAAATTCTTGATGGGCCGGATGCCTGGAAATGCTCTGCTGAAGACCTGCGGAAACTGGTCAACCGGACCAAAGAGCTCGGCGCCGTGCTTGGCCTGTTCCAGAAATCCTTTGCCGGCGCCGATTCGGCTCTCGCCGAAAAGCTCCTCGACTTGCTCATAAGCCTGCGGGCAGAGGCCCGCGAGCGGAAGGATTACCAACTGGCCGATTCGATTCGGGCCCGGCTCGACTCGATCGGCATTGTCATCGAAGATACCCCCGACGGCACTTTCTGGCGCGCAAAGGAAGTCGGGTGA
- the nifS gene encoding cysteine desulfurase NifS, with product MKRIYLDHNATAPINPDVLKAMLPFFDQYFGNPSSVHSFGREANEAVTKAREQVATLIGVEPAQIVFTSGGTESDNFAIKGIAYANERKGKHIITSQIEHPAVLSTCKFLEKRGFEVTYLKVDKYGKVDLDQLRDSIRDDTTLISIMHGNNEIGTIQDIDQIGKIAAEKGIYYHTDAVQTCGKIPVDVSTSNVTLLSMSGHKIYGPKGVGALFIKKGTRILPQQHGGHHESNRRAGTENVPGIVGLGKACQLAQKSMTGNYRKLVDLRDRLQNELSARIEDTIVNGHPTDRLPNTLNMCFRYVEGESMIMMLDMKGVAVSSGSACTSGSLDPSHVLLAIGLSHEIAHGSLRFSLGVENTREDIDYVAEVLPEIVQRLRKMSALT from the coding sequence ATGAAGCGAATATATCTTGATCATAATGCTACCGCTCCTATCAACCCGGACGTTCTCAAGGCGATGCTTCCTTTCTTCGACCAGTATTTCGGCAACCCTTCGAGCGTCCACAGCTTTGGCCGAGAGGCGAATGAAGCCGTCACAAAAGCGCGAGAGCAGGTTGCCACTCTGATCGGGGTCGAGCCTGCACAAATCGTCTTTACCAGCGGGGGCACTGAATCCGATAACTTCGCCATCAAAGGCATCGCATATGCGAACGAAAGAAAAGGCAAGCATATTATCACCTCCCAGATCGAGCACCCCGCCGTCCTGAGCACGTGCAAGTTCCTCGAAAAACGAGGTTTCGAGGTCACCTACCTGAAAGTCGATAAGTATGGAAAAGTGGACCTGGATCAATTGCGCGATTCGATCCGCGACGACACCACCCTCATTTCAATCATGCACGGAAATAACGAGATCGGCACGATCCAGGACATCGATCAGATCGGAAAAATCGCGGCTGAAAAGGGAATATATTATCATACCGACGCTGTCCAAACGTGCGGCAAAATTCCCGTCGACGTCTCCACTTCGAATGTCACCCTGCTCTCGATGTCAGGCCACAAGATATACGGCCCAAAAGGAGTCGGCGCCCTCTTTATCAAAAAAGGCACCCGAATCCTCCCGCAGCAGCACGGCGGGCATCACGAGTCAAATCGTCGCGCCGGCACCGAAAACGTTCCCGGTATCGTCGGCTTGGGAAAAGCTTGCCAACTTGCGCAGAAATCCATGACCGGCAATTATCGGAAACTGGTCGACCTGCGCGACCGCCTGCAAAACGAACTCAGCGCACGCATAGAAGACACCATTGTCAATGGTCATCCGACCGACCGCCTGCCAAATACGCTTAATATGTGTTTCAGGTATGTCGAGGGAGAATCAATGATCATGATGCTCGATATGAAAGGGGTCGCCGTCTCAAGCGGGTCGGCTTGTACCTCGGGCTCCCTCGATCCCTCGCACGTGCTGCTTGCCATCGGCCTTTCTCATGAAATCGCCCACGGCTCCCTCAGGTTCTCTCTTGGAGTCGAGAACACGCGAGAAGATATCGATTATGTCGCCGAAGTGCTGCCTGAAATCGTACAGCGGTTGAGAAAAATGTCGGCCCTGACATAG
- a CDS encoding protease complex subunit PrcB family protein, giving the protein MAGQKRYWGTANERWGMSHYVRSNVTQNLVVLLLWLLIAQGCATGGPGNSTQEGEFFELRPMILNGIRPSNVPMGWLVVRTQEEWTDFWAQHSFRPAPEIDFEEYTLVAIFLGQKPNPGHSIKITRAGKEAGKVVVHAVQTEPDPSRLYPQVIVYPYDAVLIPKTDQEIEFRLELEAHDDF; this is encoded by the coding sequence ATGGCTGGACAAAAACGATATTGGGGGACAGCGAATGAGAGGTGGGGAATGAGCCATTATGTCCGATCGAACGTTACCCAGAACCTCGTAGTGCTTCTTTTATGGCTGCTGATTGCGCAGGGATGCGCCACGGGGGGGCCGGGGAATTCCACTCAGGAGGGAGAATTCTTCGAGCTGAGGCCGATGATACTCAATGGCATCCGGCCTTCGAACGTCCCGATGGGCTGGCTGGTAGTACGGACGCAGGAGGAGTGGACGGATTTTTGGGCGCAACACAGTTTTCGGCCTGCGCCCGAGATCGATTTCGAGGAGTATACCCTGGTAGCGATTTTTTTGGGACAGAAACCGAATCCGGGCCATTCGATCAAGATTACCCGTGCGGGAAAAGAAGCCGGCAAGGTAGTGGTTCATGCCGTACAGACCGAGCCGGATCCAAGCCGCCTGTACCCTCAGGTGATCGTTTATCCGTATGACGCTGTCCTCATCCCGAAGACGGACCAGGAAATCGAGTTCAGACTCGAACTGGAGGCGCACGACGATTTCTGA